The sequence ATACAATGAACTTTGAAATGCTCAAAGGCCAGCCTATTCGCATCATGTGGTCCCAGCGAGACCCAGGACTTCGCAAGTCAGGTGTGGGCAACATCTTCATCAAGAACCTGGAGGACTCCATTGACAACAAGGCTTTATATGATACCTTCTCCACCTTTGGGAACATCCTCTCCTGCAAGGTAGAGGATGAAGGGTGTACATCTTTGGGTGGATCAGTGTCAACTACCTGCCTGGTAGAGGGATGACAAGCAACACctcactttacagtttacaaggTCCTTTCAGTCAAGTTTCAGGAACAGCAAGCACCTGAATGGTAGCCGTTCTTTCAGTTTCATCTTCCATGAATGATCAGACATTACCTGTGTATCAGTCAGCTCTCGCTGTGTAACCACCTTCAAATTTAGTGGCTATCaacaacaatcatttatttagCTCGTAATTCCACAGTTGGCAATGGGCAAAGTTCAGCTGGGCAGTTCTTCTGGTCTTGACTGGGTTCCCTCCTATGCCCACTGAAAGCTGAGTGGGAGCTCTCACTGGGTATATGAGGGAGTGGCTGGCTGTCGGCTGAAACATCTCAGCCTTCCTCCCTATTGGCCTTTGTCCTCCAGCAGGCTAGTCCAAGCTATTCTCGTGGTATTCTCATGGCAATGGCAGGGGCTCAGAAAACAAGAGTGGAAGCACACCAGGCTTCTTGAGAACTGAATGCAGAACTGGAACCATCACTtccactacattttttttttttttttaattgagatgcagtctcattctgttgcccaggctggagtacagtggcgtgatctcagcttactgcaacttcctgagttcaagcctgctgagttcaaacgattctcctgcctcagcctcctgagtagctgggattacaggtgtgagccaccatgcctggctaatttttgtatttttagtggagacagggtgggtttcaccatgttggccagcctggtctcgaactcctgacctcccaaagtactgaggttacagccatgagccaccgcacctggccactttCACTACATTCTATTGACCAAAGCGAGTCACAAGACCAACCCACATTCAAAGTGAGAGGGGAGTAGAAATTATAGGATGAAGGGTGTGGCTACAGGAAGGCCGTTAATTGGGGCCATGATGGCAATCAAGTGATTAAATCTTGTTTTTAAGATTCTCTTACATTAGATGTAAGTTCCATCAGTGATCTTGTTCTTAGTCATTATTGTATCCCAATACTTAGAATAAGATGTGACACAcattaggtgctcaataaatatctgttgagccAATGGATGTATATCATTTGAGAAGGATTCTGATTATTTCTCTGACTTTCTATATGAAGATGTTGAGGATCAGCGGCCATATAGCAGGTCAGTATGTCCGGAACAGAGGACTTAAACCTGGGTGTTCTGCCTCTAGATTTTATGAGGATGGTTGATCGGTTACCCTGTAGCCTTTGGAGTGTCTGGTATTCTAGGGAGGATGGGGACAGTTTTTGTAGCCTATGTGTTAGAACTTTCATCAAGTGCTACTGTGTACCAAGCATAATCCTTAAGTTCTCAATAAGGGCCCTCAAATTCTTGGTCAATAGGAGGCTATCCCTGTGGCTCAGAGGAGCAGGTAGATTTCGGGAGATGTAGTAATGCGCTAGGGGTTATCTGTGACAGAGAGACGGGGCCGTTTCCTGTCTTTGAGgatcaaaggaagaaagagactCTTCACTTGTGTATTAAGTTCTTCACAATAATAATGGCAGATTTATCACGTACTTTCTCTGTGTTAGGTTTTCTGCATACATGTATACTCCTTTTAAAAGGGTACCTGGCACACTGCAGCTTCTCAGTGATAACTATAATAATCAAAGAATTAATTCTGTTGGCTGATCCTGGACAAgtcatttattctcattttcccTCTGGGGCTCAGGGGTTAAGAGGTGCTTGGAAGGATTCTCGTGGCATAGATAACAAGGGAGGTATGTAATGCCCTTGGCAGGTTCTTGACCCACAGTGGGGACCCAGTCAATGTGATTAAATCCGAATGACCGATCTGAGGCTTGAGTTGAAAGTGGAAGAACCCTGTTTCAGTAAGAGAGGTGGAGGGGTATGTGCAAGGCATGGGTTTGGAAGCAAGACTTGTTGTGCAGGACCCATTGGGGAGCCTCAAATGCCAAGTTGATATAGTTCTGTGGATAGAAGCTACTAGAGACTGAAGGAATGTGGTCAgaattacattttagaaagagcATCCCAGTGGTAGTGTGGAAGCTAGGCTGGGAGGCAGTGCTTGTTATCCAGGCAGAAAATGCCACTAGCTGAGCTGAGCCTGTAGCCACAGGGATGAGTGGAGCCACAGTCACCTTGAAGTGGGGGTTAGTGGTCTTTCTGTGAGTTCAACAAGAGGGATGGGGACTACATGAACTAGAAGGTCTTTCCCCGTTCTCAAGTTCTGTCCTGCTGACCTGAGTTAGGAGGGTTACAGAATGGGAATAGGATGTTgtgcatctttaaaaaaaaaaaaaaaaagatgaggccaggtgtggtggctcaagcttgtaatcccagcactttgggaggccaaggtgggtggatcccctgaggtcaggagtccgggaccagcctagccaacatggtgaaactccatctctactaaaaatataaaacattagccaggcatggtggcatgtacctgtaatctcagctattcaggaggctgaggcaggagaatcgcttgaacctggaaggcgggggttgcggtgagccaaggttgtgccattgcactccagcctgggcagcaagagtgaaactccttctcaaaaaaaagaaaaattgaaatgagTTGTTGTTGCAGTAATTCATGAATTGGCAAAGTTTAAACAATGTGGAagggaagaaagtgaaaaagaagacTCCATTTCTTTCAGCCCTAGTCCCCAAAagtaatattaatacattttatgtgtctttttcaaaatttcccaTGTGTAGATGCCTACTTTAGCccgaatggatttttttttttttaacaagactGTCAGCCATGTAACCAACCACATTCTCTTCAACTCTGCATGTACAGAATACTGCTGTGAATGTACCATCAAGGCCCCCCCTTGATGAATACCCaggttgtttctagtttcttGATAGAAACATGGATGCAGATATGAGGGTTTGACCCTAACCCTTTTGCCCATTGCCTTAGGAAGACAATCAAAAGCCGGTATGCAGTATAGATGAAACCTGTGTTCATTGTGAGGGCGCTCTCCCTcttaaatctgttttttcttttctctttttattttttttgacacagagtctcactctgtcacccaggatggagtgcagtggtgcgacatcagctcactgcaacctccgcctcctgggttcaagcaattcccctgcgtcagcctcctgagtagctgggattacaggcacccaccaccacatccggctaattttgtgtatttttaatagagacagggtttcaccatgttgtccaggctggtctccaactcctgacctcaagtgatatgcccacctcggcctcccaaagtgccgggattacaggcgtgagccaccacacccagccttccttAATCCATTAACTTGAGTGGTGGCACTCTCTGAGCTTCCGTATCCCATCCCTAACATGCAGGATTGCCTTTTCCATGCACACAACAGGCATGCAGAGACTGGTCATGATCACCTTTGCCGTTCCTTTCTACCTGAACCCTCTGTCAGTACTCTTCCTGTCCTTCCTCCCTGTGGCCCAGGTGGTGTGTGACGAGCATGGCTCCCGGGGTTTCGGCTTTGTACACTTTGAGACCCATGAGGCCGCACAGCAGGCCATCAACACCATGAACGGGATGCTGCTGAATGACCGCAAAGTGTGAGTGGCTGGGCCCGAGggagggtggaggctgcagggacagaAGCATGGCACCACTGACTTGGAATCGATGCTACCCTCAAGCTGCTAATGGGCACCAGGCACTTGAGTGGCAGGCAGCCTTCCTAGAAGTGCAACCTCAGAGCAGCTGCTCACCCTCTCAGGGACTCTTTCCTAACATAAAGATGGAGCTGATCATCTGCATTAGAGGATTGTTGTGAGTGGTAAAGGAAGTGGTGATTTTAAAACTCTAGAGGGACTGGCTAATGGTGAGATCATCAATGGACTCAGTGTTTTCATCTGTTTTCCAGCCTTCTCAGtatggggtgtatgtgtgtgtgacagggtcttgccattatgtagcccaggctagatacacatggcacaaacacagctcactgcagccttgacctccttggctcaagtaatcctcctgtctcagcctcctttgtagctgggaccacaggtgaccacatgccaccacacctggctaattttttttattgtttatttttttgtagagatggggtctcactttgttacccaggctggtcttgaactcttgggttcaagtgatcctcctgcctcagcctcctaaagtgttaaagtgctgagattacaggcacgagctaccacgcctggctttttctTTAAACCTTTTGTGTTGTTTCATGAGATTTTGGCAGAAAGAAAAGTATGCATATGCTTAGCTTGCTCTCATCCTACCATTAACTTCGATATCATCCCCACtacacagatgggaaaactgagaggCAGATGTTAGAGAGAATCTGCCTCTGGCTGTTCCCTgcccagaatttttattttgctcatcTGAGGGGCCAGCCCCCATAGTCAGGCCCATGGAGAGAAGGTGGCTTTGAGCTGGGGGATGCACTGAGAGTCATTTTGTCCAGGGTTACTCCAGGGAGCATCCAGTCAACCTGTCAAACAAATCTTGGTGGGCTTTCCCAGTGCTCAGAAGAATACTCTTTGTTAGCTCCAATTTATTCAAGTTTACCTTTGCCACTCAGTTTTCCTCAAATTGTGGTGCCTGGTACAACTTTGTGCTAAACGTGCTAAAAATACcatcagattttattttcatttttaaaatctgggatACTTTCCTAGATGTGTTTATATGAACTAggaaatgatcttttaaaattaatcttgtggctgggtgcagtggctcacacctgtaatcccagcactttgggaggccaaggagggtgaatcacctgaggtcaggagttcaagactagcctggacaacatggtgaaactccatctctacgcaaaatacaaaaattagccatgtgtggtggcacatgtctgtaatcccagctacttgggaggctgagtgaggcaggcgaatcacttgaacccgggaggcggagcttgcagtgagctgagatcacaccactgcactccagcctgggtgatagagtgaaactcaGTGTCAAAAacataataagtaaaaaataaaattaatcttgtaTTTAAGTGATTTTAATCAATGCCCCCCATAGCAACACTAGCATTGACTGCGTCTAATTCACTTAACCTTGCTTCCCCAGTACACCCAATACATGTCAATAAGCAAAGCCCTATGATGAGAATTTGAGTCCCAATTTTCCAGCAATGaactctgaggctcagagaggttaagtaacttgcccaggatcacacagctaggCAACTGCAGAGTGAGGATTCAAGCCCTTGTCTGTTTGACTCCCAGGCTCATTCTTCTGTGCTCTCAGCTGCCTGATATATAGTAGTAGTtatgtgtgcatttgtcacaAGAATGAAACCTTCTTAACCTTCTGCTGGGGACAAGCTCTGGAACATAATATAATATCTTGGCTGTTGGAGGGAGCCGGGCCTTGGGGATATTCTAAGGAGTTTTGTCCTACCCAGTTTCCTGATGAGGGATATGTAAGCCTGGAGAAGGGCAGCAGTTAAGCGGGAGTTGGCATGGGGGTGGCTGATGACTGGTAGCTGTCCACAGCCATCAGCCACTGTGGTGTGTCCACAGCTTTGTGGGCCACTTCAAGTCTCGACGGgagcgggaggcggagctggggGCGCGGGCCCTGGAGTTCACCAACATCTACGTGAAGAACCTCCCGGTGGATGTGGACGAGCAAGGCCTGCAGGACCTCTTCTCCCAGTTTGGTGGGTGTGTCCCCAAGGGAGTGGGGGTATCACTgtttttcctcttcccctccaaagTTTGGTAGGGGGGAGGGGCCCTCCTGGGGTCTCCTGAGGACTTGCCAGACTCCCCTTTGAGCCAGGTTGGTCCTTTACAGGGAAGATGTTGAGTGTGAAGGTGATGAGGGACAACAGCGGTCACTCGCGGTGCTTTGGCTTTGTCAACTTTGAGAAGCATGAGGAAGCCCAGAAGGTAGGAGCCTCCCCATGGCTCTGTTCTGCGGCAGGGGGATTGAGCTGGGACTAAGAAGAGGGTCCCAGCTGCCTGTGGAGGGGAAGAAAGTCCCTCCCCGGCCTAAGCCAAGAGGGTGGGAGAGTCCTACAAGCAGGCAGAGCCCTTCCTTCCTGTGTTGCAAACGCCAAgggcttctttcttctttggtcACTTGTAGCCCTGAGGTCTGCAGAACTGAATATTTAGGCAGGGATGCAAAAGTcatgattatataaaaatatttacttgtgAACTGACCACTTAAATCAGTTtccaccaggtgtggtggtgtgcacctgtaatctcggcctacatgggaggctgaagcaggaggatctcttgagcccagtggtttgagtccagcttgggcaacatagcaagaccctgtctctaattttttaaaaactgtccagatgtgatggctcatgcttgtaatcctagcacttggggaggctgggtgggaagactgtttgagttcaggagttcgagaccagctgggcaaaaACAGCGAGACGCCATCTTCACACACAAAAAGGCTCTCACAGTTAGCAAAGAGGATTATTTTGTGCCATGAAATACAACTCAAAGTAAGGATGTTGACGATGCTGTCATGCCATTATGAAAGAATTATGCTTGCTGCTTGGTTCAAATTATCCATGTGTAGTTGCAGTTAgaacctaattttttaaagttctttttaaaatgcagttttaggTTCAGAGCAATGTTTAGTGGAAGGTACGGAAGTCTTCTGTATACCCCGTGGCCCCACACATGAACAGCCTCGCCATTATCAATGTCCTGCTCCCAAGGGTTACATCTGTTACGAGTGATTAACTTACTTTGACACATCATT comes from Macaca fascicularis isolate 582-1 chromosome 10, T2T-MFA8v1.1 and encodes:
- the PABPC1L gene encoding polyadenylate-binding protein 1-like isoform X1, with translation MNASGSGYPLASLYVGDLHPDVTEAMLYEKFSPAGPILSIRVCRDVATRRSLGYAYINFQQPADAERALDTMNFEMLKGQPIRIMWSQRDPGLRKSGVGNIFIKNLEDSIDNKALYDTFSTFGNILSCKVVCDEHGSRGFGFVHFETHEAAQQAINTMNGMLLNDRKVFVGHFKSRREREAELGARALEFTNIYVKNLPVDVDEQGLQDLFSQFGKMLSVKVMRDNSGHSRCFGFVNFEKHEEAQKAVVHMNGKEVSGRLLYAGRAQKRVERQNELKRRFEQMKQDRLRRYQGVNLYVKNLDDSIDDDKLRKEFSPYGVITSAKKRRQRP
- the PABPC1L gene encoding polyadenylate-binding protein 1-like isoform X2, whose translation is MNASGSGYPLASLYVGDLHPDVTEAMLYEKFSPAGPILSIRVCRDVATRRSLGYAYINFQQPADAERALDTMNFEMLKGQPIRIMWSQRDPGLRKSGVGNIFIKNLEDSIDNKALYDTFSTFGNILSCKVVCDEHGSRGFGFVHFETHEAAQQAINTMNGMLLNDRKVFVGHFKSRREREAELGARALEFTNIYVKNLPVDVDEQGLQDLFSQFGKMLSVKVMRDNSGHSRCFGFVNFEKHEEAQKAVVHMNGKEVSGRLLYAGRAQKRVERQNELKRRFEQMKQDRLRRYQGVNLYVKNLDDSIDDDKLRKEFSPYGVITSAKRRQRP